In Apium graveolens cultivar Ventura chromosome 10, ASM990537v1, whole genome shotgun sequence, the following are encoded in one genomic region:
- the LOC141691732 gene encoding uncharacterized protein LOC141691732, with protein sequence MLVVKHLSGEYEQRDPRTKAYATKVKDASLSFETFELSQIGRENNGRADALSRIASAETQSLTGSIYLTEAKMPSIEKRECLEIHQGTDWMTPLKNYLEKGILPMDRREALKIKYRASTYTIINGRMYRRSVSQPLLRCLNTEEQHQALEAVHEGICGEHLAGRSLAFKILRQGFFWPTLKADASEYAKKCVQCQLFATVPRQPPEEMTSVLSPISFAMWVVDIVGILPTSMKQAKYCIIAIDYMTKWVEARPLSAITEEAAKKLFLEHIIL encoded by the coding sequence ATGCTGGTTGTAAAGCACTTATCCGGAGAATATGAGCAAAGGGACCCACGGACGAAGGCTTACGCCACCAAGGTAAAAGACGCTTCTCTGTCATTTGAAACTTTTGAACTAAGTCAAATTGGTAGGGAGAACAATGGAAGGGCAGACGCCCTTTCCAGGATAGCTTCAGCTGAGACGCAGAGCCTAACTGGTTCTATCTACCTCACCGAAGCCAAGATGCCTTCGATCGAAAAGAGAGAATGTCTGGAAATTCACCAGGGGACTGATTGGATGACCCCACTAAAaaactatctggagaaaggtATACTCCCTATGGACCGAAGGGAAGCACTAAAGATAAAGTACAGAGCATCGACCTACACTATCATTAATGGAAGAATGTATCGTCGGTCTGTCAGCCAGCCCCTCCTCCGATGCCTAAACACTGAAGAACAACATCAGGCTCTTGAAGCAGTCCACGAGGGAATTTGTGGAGAGCATCTGGCTGGACGGTCCCTAGCCTTCAAAATCCTCCGTCAAGGATTCTTTTGGCCAACTTTAAAAGCCGATGCCAGCGAATATGCCAAGAAGTGTGTACAATGCCAGTTGTTTGCCACTGTTCCGAGGCAACCCCCTGAAGAAATGACTTCAGTTCTCAGCCCTATTTCGTTCGCCATGTGGGTCGTGGACATAGTAGGAATTCTCCCAACTAGCATGAAACAAGCAAAATACTGCATAATTGCCATCGACTACATGACCAAGTGGGTCGAAGCCCGACCATTATCGGCCATAACCGAAGAAGCGGCAAAGAAGTTATTCCTAGAGCATATTATACTCTGA